A genomic region of Papaver somniferum cultivar HN1 chromosome 7, ASM357369v1, whole genome shotgun sequence contains the following coding sequences:
- the LOC113294786 gene encoding zinc finger MYM-type protein 5-like: MAGMPLKRKQSSGCQNRKNQKKRLASTKSLAGSFDKFLIRNQPIVGNATNEDDATADKGMNEGNENDGIADNGMNEGNVSDGAADNGIEEDNLNVGVANNGVNEGIKGADGDNRDRNEDDANTTAENNEVGNCGDKLTDRDMLDPGNWETIDKKLVDFLVEKGPVRVDNIIFPRYDKKDFFSSYHYFRKLSNFEKQDRRWLVYSKTLDKVFCFCCKLFMKRESNYQLCSTGFNDWNNLSGRLASHENCGVHHRCMYDWLELELRLRKEKTIDKRIQEQINKERKHYKEVLERMKDGVLFLAKNG; the protein is encoded by the coding sequence ATGGCAGGTATGCCTCTGAAAAGAAAACAATCATCTGGATGTCAAAATAGGAAGAACCAAAAAAAGAGATTGGCATCTACTAAATCTCTTGCAGGTTCTTTTGATAAGTTTTTGATTAGGAATCAACCAATAGTTGGGAACGCCACCAACGAAGATGATGCTACAGCTGATAAGGGTATGAATGAGGGGAATGAGAACGATGGTATTGCTGATAATGGCATGAATGAGGGGAATGTAAGTGATGGGGCTGCTGATAATGGGATTGAGGAGGATAATTTGAATGTTGGTGTTGCTAATAATGGTGTTAATGAGGGGATTAAAGGTGCTGATGGTGATAATAGAGATAGAAATGAGGATGATGCAAACACAACAGCAGAAAATAATGAAGTTGGAAATTGTGGTGATAAGTTAACAGATAGAGACATGCTTGATCCAGGtaattgggaaacaattgataaaaAACTTGTTGATTTTTTGGTAGAGAAGGGTCCGGTAAGAGTTGACAATATCATATTCCCTAGATATGACAAGAAAGATTTTTTCTCTAGCTATCATTACTTTCGGAAATTGAGCAATTTTGAGAAACAAGATAGAAGATGGTTAGTGTATTCGAAAACTTTGGACAAGGTATTCTGTTTTTGTTGTAAACTGTTCATGAAAAGGGAAAGTAATTATCAGTTGTGCAGTACTGGGTTTAATGATTGGAATAACCTAAGTGGAAGACTCGCAAGTCATGAAAACTGTGGAGTGCATCATCGTTGTATGTATGATTGGCTTGAGTTGGAATTAAGATTGAGAAAGGAAAAAACTATCGACAAAAGAATACAAGAACAGATCAACAAAGAGAGAAAACATTATAAAGAAGTATTGGAGAGGATGAAGGATGGAGTGTTGTTTCTAGCGAAGAATGGTTGA